The Solibacillus daqui genome has a segment encoding these proteins:
- a CDS encoding CPBP family intramembrane glutamic endopeptidase, whose translation MDVSAWKHDKWTWKEFTLLLLLEFIFVIIVVKYGVQSLYQTWFNNTLYSGTLTGLTIAIVLMLGLYFIALRPQKLSWGEVGIRRFPAKYWLKIPIWLLITIVLSVALLVLTSALGNGVDNSKTESLQQNINLFTILIGIISAGIVSPIYEEIFYRGFIYRWIRVRLGMKWGILLSSLIFTIAHFPTLNAMPVNFITGVMFAWAYEKTGSVIPAMIIHGVFNTIAVLLTVSG comes from the coding sequence ATGGATGTTTCTGCGTGGAAGCATGATAAATGGACATGGAAAGAATTTACGTTATTGTTATTGCTCGAATTTATTTTCGTAATTATAGTTGTTAAGTATGGCGTCCAATCGCTTTATCAAACTTGGTTTAACAATACCTTATACTCAGGAACACTGACTGGACTAACAATTGCGATTGTTCTGATGTTGGGATTGTATTTTATTGCATTACGTCCTCAAAAGCTATCTTGGGGAGAAGTCGGAATAAGAAGATTTCCTGCAAAGTATTGGTTGAAAATTCCTATATGGTTATTAATAACGATTGTTTTAAGTGTCGCGTTATTAGTACTAACAAGCGCATTAGGGAATGGCGTAGACAATAGCAAGACCGAAAGCTTACAACAAAATATTAATCTATTTACAATCCTCATTGGAATTATTTCTGCGGGTATAGTCTCTCCGATATACGAAGAGATATTTTATAGAGGGTTTATTTACCGTTGGATAAGAGTAAGGCTTGGCATGAAATGGGGTATCTTGCTTAGTTCGCTAATATTTACGATAGCGCACTTTCCGACCTTAAATGCAATGCCAGTGAATTTCATCACCGGTGTTATGTTTGCTTGGGCATATGAAAAGACGGGTTCTGTTATTCCGGCAATGATCATTCATGGGGTATTTAATACAATCGCAGTTTTATTAACAGTATCAGGGTAA
- a CDS encoding trypsin: protein MLTHSAEHMKVNLFMTYDELSEYILVMLDKHELIVKVLYYKARKDEVTEIDLEKFEVVKSFAASNLEDAELMYSKWNDVRIAVSMISEYIKSRSY from the coding sequence ATGCTTACGCATAGCGCTGAACATATGAAAGTTAATCTATTTATGACCTATGATGAATTGTCTGAATACATATTGGTGATGTTAGACAAGCATGAATTAATTGTCAAGGTACTATATTATAAAGCGAGAAAAGACGAAGTAACTGAGATAGACCTAGAGAAATTTGAAGTTGTAAAGAGTTTCGCTGCTTCAAATTTAGAGGATGCGGAGCTTATGTATTCTAAATGGAACGATGTACGTATAGCTGTTTCAATGATTTCAGAGTACATAAAAAGTCGTAGTTACTAA
- a CDS encoding response regulator transcription factor, translating into MMSRILIVDDDKAIRNLISVYLENEGIQTLKAEDAVEAIKMLEKNAFDLIILDIMMPKMDGIQACMKIREERNMPIIMLSAKSEDMDKIQGLAAGADDYLSKPFNPLELIARVKSQLRRYKKYNSEPTIERNVIEIGDLTVNSDTRQVWVQNEEIRLTPKEFDILELLARNKGNVLSVAKIYETVWKEDFLKSDNTVMVHITKIRDKIEVEPKHPIYIKTIWGVGYKI; encoded by the coding sequence ATGATGTCAAGAATACTAATTGTTGATGATGATAAAGCGATAAGAAATCTTATTTCGGTGTATTTAGAAAATGAAGGAATTCAAACGCTAAAGGCTGAGGATGCTGTTGAAGCGATAAAAATGCTAGAAAAAAATGCGTTTGACCTAATTATTTTAGACATTATGATGCCGAAAATGGACGGGATTCAAGCTTGTATGAAAATTAGAGAGGAACGCAACATGCCGATTATTATGCTTTCTGCAAAATCAGAGGACATGGATAAAATCCAAGGGCTTGCTGCGGGTGCAGATGATTATTTATCGAAACCATTTAACCCATTAGAATTAATTGCTAGGGTGAAATCTCAATTAAGAAGATATAAAAAATACAATTCTGAGCCAACTATCGAAAGAAATGTTATAGAAATTGGTGATTTAACAGTAAATTCCGACACGCGACAAGTTTGGGTACAAAATGAAGAAATTCGATTGACACCAAAAGAATTTGATATTTTGGAGCTTCTTGCTCGAAATAAAGGAAATGTATTAAGTGTTGCAAAAATTTATGAAACTGTTTGGAAGGAGGATTTTTTAAAATCGGACAATACAGTAATGGTACATATTACAAAAATTCGAGACAAAATAGAGGTGGAACCAAAACATCCAATATACATTAAAACGATTTGGGGAGTAGGCTATAAAATATGA
- a CDS encoding sensor histidine kinase, producing the protein MTTIKFRHTLTLNLLLMIVISFFGTLAVMIFFAKMDIFINPNGSVLQAGLLLTFWFFIVIITFIVIFSLLVRKKIRYLRNITETVQHIANGKLGLTIDIKGKDELSQLAENINFMSKELENKFIHERQLEKVKNELITNISHDLRTPLTSIIGYLNLIKNGQYENKDQRQEYFETIYSKSHRLKHLINELFEFSRLSSPDVQLTLSEVDLPSLLHQIVGEYTPIFEEEQLNVQKSITDENIPVLIDVEKMVRVYENLFMNAIKYSIKRSDIRISFNTLDNTAILKVSNRVENPPVEDVNKLFERFFRGDRARIDAQGTGLGLSISKRIVDLHNGKIHAEYKDGWIIFIVEHPIFKK; encoded by the coding sequence ATGACTACAATTAAATTTCGACATACACTAACCCTAAATCTATTATTAATGATTGTCATTAGTTTTTTTGGAACGCTTGCTGTAATGATCTTCTTTGCTAAAATGGATATTTTTATCAATCCGAATGGTAGTGTTTTGCAAGCTGGTTTGTTACTAACATTTTGGTTTTTTATAGTAATAATAACGTTCATTGTAATATTTTCATTGCTCGTAAGGAAAAAAATACGGTACTTAAGAAATATTACTGAAACTGTGCAACATATTGCTAATGGAAAACTTGGGCTAACAATTGACATTAAGGGAAAGGACGAGCTGTCTCAGCTTGCAGAGAACATTAATTTTATGTCAAAGGAGTTAGAAAATAAGTTTATCCATGAAAGGCAATTAGAAAAGGTAAAAAATGAACTGATTACAAATATATCGCATGATTTACGGACACCATTGACATCAATTATTGGATATTTAAATTTAATAAAAAATGGACAATATGAAAATAAAGATCAACGTCAAGAATATTTTGAAACGATTTATTCGAAATCACATAGACTTAAACATCTAATTAATGAACTATTTGAATTTTCCCGTTTATCAAGTCCTGATGTACAACTAACTCTGAGTGAAGTAGACTTACCGAGCTTATTGCACCAAATCGTAGGAGAATATACTCCAATATTTGAGGAAGAGCAATTAAATGTTCAAAAGTCGATAACTGATGAGAATATCCCAGTTTTAATAGATGTAGAAAAAATGGTGCGTGTTTATGAAAATCTCTTTATGAATGCTATAAAATATAGCATTAAACGTTCTGATATACGAATTTCCTTTAACACACTAGATAATACTGCAATTTTAAAAGTATCCAATAGAGTAGAAAACCCTCCCGTAGAAGATGTAAATAAATTATTTGAACGTTTCTTTAGGGGAGATAGGGCGAGAATAGATGCGCAAGGGACCGGTCTTGGACTTTCGATTTCCAAAAGAATTGTAGACCTTCATAATGGGAAAATTCATGCGGAATATAAGGATGGTTGGATTATCTTTATAGTTGAACACCCTATATTTAAAAAATAA
- a CDS encoding TVP38/TMEM64 family protein yields MKKKLIIIAIWIMFVLILNYFDLLSLDINTVIKFASANKDYAYLLILGLWIVRLILFIPSTPLMILGGVCFNPAEAVFLSTVGMFLSETCVYIFSKSFAGNKVKNYLVNRQPDLTSLIEAYNYKLLALGVINPIAPADVICFLSASVGIKYSTYILTVIIASSPLRILYSFIGISLSESKIALALVIVSLVLVFTISIRIWNTLRSKKKNGVSTIT; encoded by the coding sequence TTGAAAAAGAAATTGATCATAATAGCTATTTGGATAATGTTTGTTTTAATATTGAATTACTTTGACTTACTTTCCCTTGATATAAATACAGTTATAAAATTTGCTTCTGCAAATAAAGATTACGCCTATTTACTGATTTTAGGCCTATGGATAGTTAGGCTCATATTATTTATTCCGAGTACACCTCTTATGATTTTGGGTGGGGTATGCTTTAATCCAGCTGAAGCTGTATTTTTATCTACAGTGGGTATGTTTTTAAGTGAAACTTGTGTTTATATATTCTCAAAGAGTTTTGCTGGCAATAAGGTGAAAAATTATTTAGTGAATCGACAGCCAGATTTGACCAGTTTAATTGAAGCTTACAATTACAAATTACTTGCACTAGGAGTTATTAATCCAATAGCTCCAGCGGATGTAATCTGTTTCTTATCTGCTTCCGTAGGTATAAAATATTCAACTTACATTTTAACAGTCATTATTGCGAGTAGCCCTCTAAGGATATTATATAGTTTTATTGGTATTAGTCTTAGCGAATCTAAAATTGCTCTAGCCTTAGTTATAGTATCATTAGTACTGGTTTTTACTATATCAATAAGAATTTGGAATACACTTAGGAGTAAGAAAAAAAATGGAGTTTCAACAATAACATAG
- a CDS encoding histidine phosphatase family protein — MTKFILIRHCSAEGQEPEAVLTEAGLDQAQQLADFLETYPIDRIISSPFTRTIQTITPFALKNNLQIEIDERLKERVLSKENLPDWYDKLQQTFKDMHLEFPGGESSLKATTRILSLLYELNNEDAQTVALVTHGNLSALLLNALSSSFGFEQWEQLTNPDVYMIETDLNEALYKRVWK, encoded by the coding sequence TTGACCAAGTTCATATTAATTAGACATTGCTCAGCTGAAGGACAAGAACCTGAAGCAGTATTAACAGAAGCAGGTTTGGACCAAGCACAGCAATTAGCCGATTTTCTAGAAACGTACCCGATTGACCGAATTATCTCTAGTCCATTTACAAGAACAATCCAAACAATTACACCATTTGCTCTGAAAAATAATCTTCAAATTGAAATCGACGAGCGTTTAAAGGAGCGTGTATTAAGTAAAGAAAATCTACCCGATTGGTACGACAAGTTACAACAAACCTTTAAAGATATGCATCTAGAATTTCCAGGTGGCGAATCTAGCCTTAAAGCGACAACGCGCATTCTTTCTTTACTTTATGAGCTAAATAATGAAGATGCACAAACTGTTGCACTTGTTACACACGGCAATCTTAGCGCACTACTGTTAAATGCACTTTCATCAAGTTTTGGCTTTGAACAATGGGAGCAATTAACAAATCCTGATGTTTACATGATAGAAACAGATTTGAATGAAGCGCTGTATAAAAGGGTTTGGAAATGA
- a CDS encoding class I SAM-dependent methyltransferase translates to MVLTDPKTLLKWVQPHSIEWYQQLSEIQGIYSYSWNSKLTEPNGESIFDQEVMQMIAGKKVLDVGCGHGEFTKKCGLVANEIVGFDITEQFLQTGLFNNTKNVSFVLGNAKKGLPFDNNEFDCAYIRKGPTSAYPQLRKVIKDGGKIFGLHPGDDMNKELPQLFPNLFESTTGAPVLQRINQQLEKSNFNSYTIETLNSTEFIESPEDLLKLRCFGQHPSIFETLKEKDLHTITKIFEKNATEDGLPTTFSRYIVRATV, encoded by the coding sequence ATGGTATTAACTGACCCTAAAACACTTTTAAAATGGGTCCAGCCACATTCAATTGAATGGTATCAACAGCTAAGTGAAATTCAAGGCATTTATAGCTACTCTTGGAATTCTAAATTAACCGAGCCTAATGGTGAATCAATTTTTGATCAAGAAGTAATGCAAATGATAGCAGGTAAAAAGGTGTTAGATGTTGGTTGTGGGCACGGTGAGTTTACAAAAAAATGTGGTTTAGTTGCAAATGAAATCGTAGGCTTTGATATAACAGAGCAATTTCTTCAAACTGGATTATTCAATAATACGAAGAACGTATCATTTGTTTTAGGAAATGCTAAAAAAGGTCTCCCATTTGATAACAACGAATTTGATTGTGCCTATATACGAAAAGGCCCTACTTCTGCATATCCTCAATTAAGGAAAGTAATTAAAGACGGCGGCAAAATTTTTGGACTCCATCCAGGTGATGACATGAATAAAGAGTTGCCTCAATTATTTCCAAATCTCTTTGAATCAACAACTGGTGCACCAGTTTTACAACGTATTAATCAGCAATTAGAGAAAAGTAATTTCAACTCATACACCATTGAAACCTTAAATAGTACTGAGTTTATTGAATCACCGGAAGATCTACTAAAGCTTAGGTGTTTTGGTCAACACCCTTCTATTTTTGAAACATTAAAAGAAAAAGATTTACATACAATCACGAAGATTTTTGAAAAAAATGCAACAGAAGATGGTTTACCCACTACCTTTTCCCGTTACATAGTTCGGGCAACTGTTTGA
- a CDS encoding YibE/F family protein encodes MNVLVLLAGLLFVFMAIIGGKKGIRSFIALFLNFGVIIMTVFFMNDPTINPVILTLIACVFISCINLFYINEVNWTTKTAFLATMLTTIVLVIFISLITNSAMIQGFGEEETEEMGMFSFYIGLDFVKIAVSVIIMSTIGAITDAAIAIASPMREMHFHHPNIERKELFRFGLSIGRDILGTSTNTLFFAFFGGYLALLIWFKDLSYSLGEIINSKVFSSELITICCAAIGVTLVIPITAYITAYFLVRKQADSTN; translated from the coding sequence ATGAATGTATTAGTTTTACTTGCGGGACTGTTATTCGTGTTTATGGCGATCATCGGTGGCAAAAAAGGGATTCGGTCATTTATTGCCCTATTTCTAAATTTCGGTGTAATAATCATGACCGTATTCTTTATGAATGACCCTACTATCAATCCGGTCATTTTAACATTAATTGCCTGCGTATTCATTAGTTGTATTAACCTTTTTTACATTAATGAAGTCAACTGGACAACGAAAACTGCCTTTTTAGCTACCATGCTGACGACAATTGTGTTAGTCATCTTTATATCTTTGATCACAAATAGCGCGATGATACAGGGCTTTGGTGAAGAGGAAACCGAAGAAATGGGCATGTTCTCATTTTATATAGGTCTTGATTTCGTCAAAATTGCGGTGTCAGTCATTATTATGAGTACGATTGGTGCCATTACAGACGCAGCAATCGCTATTGCTTCACCTATGAGAGAAATGCATTTTCATCACCCAAATATTGAAAGAAAAGAGCTGTTCCGTTTTGGCTTAAGTATTGGTAGAGATATTTTAGGAACGAGTACCAATACATTATTCTTTGCCTTTTTTGGGGGTTACTTGGCCTTACTTATCTGGTTTAAGGACCTTTCTTATTCATTAGGTGAAATCATCAATTCGAAAGTGTTCAGCAGTGAATTGATTACGATTTGTTGTGCAGCGATAGGCGTCACACTCGTTATTCCAATTACCGCTTATATCACCGCCTATTTTTTAGTAAGAAAACAGGCAGATTCAACAAATTAA
- a CDS encoding YibE/F family protein: MQLLQKFYQKTTWQQRLFTVVLIVLFIGSIVFVNHNYAFYKSSIAEVVDVTITSTTNVEDNFQNKDVLYTQQLIAKVKNGSEKGTLIHLTNEYSKSQAFDQKFEMGSEVFVSFDTQLQEGQEQTGIITGVKRDKYLVIIAWVFIFVLLLVGKRQGLLSVVSLAFNAAVLWFALDIYIKYANQSLLWICGACVFVFTVVSLLLVNGRNEKTFSAIIATLIGTFTSLLITYIALVITGENGLRYEELQFISRPYKTVFLAGLIIGSLGAVMDVAITMSSSIFGLYEKDPTISVKALTKSGLEIGKDIMGTMTNILFFAYVSGSIPILLLYFKNASTLGYTLSLNLSLELVRALAGGIGIVLTIPIGLYTAIFFVNRKKAQL; the protein is encoded by the coding sequence ATGCAGTTACTTCAAAAGTTTTATCAAAAAACAACTTGGCAACAACGCCTATTTACGGTTGTGCTAATCGTTTTATTCATCGGTTCGATTGTATTTGTCAATCACAACTATGCATTCTATAAAAGTTCGATTGCAGAGGTTGTTGATGTAACGATAACCAGTACAACAAATGTAGAAGATAATTTTCAAAACAAAGACGTTTTATATACTCAGCAGTTAATCGCTAAGGTGAAAAACGGTAGTGAAAAAGGAACACTCATTCATTTAACAAATGAATATTCAAAATCACAAGCATTTGACCAAAAATTTGAGATGGGTAGTGAAGTGTTTGTTTCATTCGATACTCAATTGCAAGAGGGTCAGGAGCAAACCGGTATAATTACCGGCGTGAAGCGGGACAAATATTTAGTCATCATTGCATGGGTATTTATTTTTGTACTGCTGCTCGTTGGCAAAAGACAAGGGTTATTATCCGTTGTAAGCTTAGCTTTTAATGCAGCGGTCCTATGGTTTGCATTAGATATTTACATTAAATATGCCAATCAAAGTTTGTTATGGATTTGTGGGGCTTGCGTTTTTGTATTTACAGTCGTTTCTCTATTACTCGTTAATGGTAGAAATGAAAAGACATTCTCTGCGATAATTGCCACATTGATAGGGACGTTTACATCGCTTCTCATTACATATATCGCTTTAGTCATTACAGGCGAAAATGGCCTTCGTTATGAGGAATTGCAGTTTATATCGCGTCCTTATAAAACGGTCTTTTTAGCTGGCTTAATTATAGGATCTTTAGGTGCTGTGATGGATGTTGCGATTACAATGTCTTCTTCGATTTTTGGATTGTATGAAAAGGACCCAACAATTTCAGTAAAAGCTCTTACAAAATCGGGCTTGGAAATCGGCAAGGATATTATGGGCACGATGACGAATATTTTGTTCTTTGCCTACGTTAGTGGATCGATACCCATTCTATTACTTTATTTTAAAAATGCGTCTACGCTTGGCTATACCCTTTCACTGAATCTATCCCTTGAGTTAGTACGTGCATTAGCAGGTGGGATTGGAATAGTCCTTACGATTCCAATTGGTCTTTATACCGCTATATTTTTTGTGAATAGAAAGAAGGCACAGCTATGA
- a CDS encoding GNAT family N-acetyltransferase, with protein MSIKPITIHNRKRVHQFFKEHWGSTQMIISSGIYNCDQLDGYIYEKDEKILGLLTYVFHEDVLEVISLDSVIEGQGIGSKLMQEVELLAKHKGMLKITLLTTNDNINALKFYQKKGYRIVKVIPNAVAKACMIKPSIPLIGYEAIPLHDELELVKLLIKAGQ; from the coding sequence GTGTCAATTAAACCGATTACTATTCATAATCGAAAACGAGTTCATCAATTTTTTAAAGAACATTGGGGTAGTACTCAAATGATTATTTCTTCTGGAATCTATAACTGCGACCAATTAGACGGTTATATTTACGAAAAAGATGAGAAGATTTTAGGTTTGCTTACATATGTGTTCCATGAAGATGTACTCGAGGTGATTTCATTAGACAGTGTTATAGAGGGGCAAGGAATTGGTTCGAAGCTAATGCAAGAAGTTGAGTTGTTAGCGAAACATAAAGGAATGTTAAAGATTACGTTACTCACAACAAATGATAATATTAACGCGTTAAAGTTTTATCAGAAAAAGGGCTATCGCATCGTAAAAGTAATACCAAATGCTGTAGCTAAAGCGTGCATGATAAAGCCCTCCATACCGTTGATAGGCTATGAAGCGATTCCTTTACATGATGAACTAGAATTAGTGAAGTTGTTAATTAAGGCAGGACAGTGA
- a CDS encoding dienelactone hydrolase family protein yields the protein MELKQNSSRCIVLLHEIYGINQHMEYYAKLFYKQKFDVYIPNLINNETSFPYEEEERAYRHFIENVGFEKAYKQVIALIDALSKEYIEIHVIGFSVGATVAWLCSNHENVHRVVGFYGSRIRQYLGSVPKCETILIYGEHEKSFDPKDLKRNLSQYSNVLVKIVEGGHGFADPYSKNYNKISADRILKYLAQ from the coding sequence ATGGAATTAAAACAAAATTCAAGTCGATGTATTGTGCTTCTTCACGAGATTTATGGAATCAATCAGCACATGGAATATTATGCAAAGCTATTTTATAAACAAAAATTTGATGTATATATCCCCAATCTAATAAATAATGAAACGTCATTTCCTTATGAAGAGGAGGAACGAGCTTACCGTCATTTTATAGAGAACGTTGGGTTTGAAAAGGCATATAAACAAGTGATAGCACTGATTGATGCTTTATCAAAAGAATATATAGAAATTCATGTAATCGGTTTTAGTGTCGGTGCAACAGTTGCTTGGCTCTGTAGTAATCATGAAAACGTACATAGGGTTGTTGGGTTTTATGGGTCCCGTATTCGACAATATCTTGGTAGTGTACCTAAATGTGAAACGATATTAATTTATGGCGAGCATGAAAAGTCATTTGATCCGAAAGATTTAAAACGTAATCTGTCGCAGTATTCAAATGTCTTGGTGAAGATCGTAGAAGGGGGTCATGGCTTTGCGGACCCGTATTCAAAGAATTACAATAAAATAAGTGCTGATCGCATATTAAAATACTTAGCACAATAA
- a CDS encoding catalase, with product MDKSWSNQGKDTDAKEQQLEQFRVNNDGKKMTTNQGVKVSNDEDSLKAGVRGPTLMEDFHFREKMTHFDHERIPERVVHARGYAAHGEFVLYESMKEYTRAGFLQKAGSKTPVFLRFSNVVGSSGSMDTARDVRGFAVKFYTEEGNYDLVGNNIPIFFIQDAMKFPDLIHAAKPEPNNEMPQAATAHDTFWDFVANNQESAAMVMWLMSDRAIPKNFRMMQGFGVHTFRFINDKGKSRFVKFHWKPVLGVHSLVWDEAQIIAGKDPDFQRRDLWESIEMGNFPEYELGIQMLEQEEEFKFDFDILDATKIWPEEIVPVKIIGKLTLNRNVDNVFAETEQVAFHPGNVVPGIDFTNDPLLQGRLFSYIDTQLLRLGGPNFAEIPINRPICPIHNNQRNGFSRQTINVGRVSYHKNSLANNTPSTSTEAEGGFVHYEEKVEGRITRARSKSFDDHFSQARLFWNSMSPPEKQHIINAFSFEVGKVNSQSVRQQVVDMFVHVDKEMATIIAHNVGVNKPTGEQSTVTASSPALSQANTIKLPQTLKVGVLIGNGFDAAEVSNVLKTLTKYGVRYSIIGERIGVIESKEGVQLMANETYLTTDSVLFDALYVVGVSADNQAKFNQDLLININQAFRHYKPIGVARTGMQFLKESNVKIGPGIVVQTGNADFGEKFVEAIAMQRFWNRDIY from the coding sequence GTGGACAAATCTTGGTCTAATCAGGGGAAAGATACAGATGCCAAGGAACAACAACTTGAGCAGTTTCGTGTAAATAATGATGGGAAAAAGATGACAACTAATCAGGGTGTGAAAGTTTCAAATGATGAGGATTCGTTAAAAGCAGGGGTTCGAGGTCCAACATTAATGGAGGATTTTCACTTCAGGGAGAAGATGACGCATTTTGATCATGAGCGAATTCCAGAGCGTGTCGTTCATGCAAGAGGTTATGCTGCCCACGGGGAATTTGTTTTGTATGAATCTATGAAAGAATATACAAGAGCAGGATTTTTACAAAAAGCAGGGTCAAAAACGCCTGTATTTTTGCGATTTTCTAATGTTGTTGGGAGTTCTGGTTCGATGGATACAGCACGAGATGTGCGTGGATTTGCCGTCAAATTTTATACCGAGGAAGGCAATTACGATTTAGTCGGAAACAATATTCCAATATTTTTCATACAGGATGCGATGAAGTTTCCAGATTTAATTCATGCCGCGAAGCCAGAGCCTAATAACGAAATGCCACAAGCAGCTACCGCACATGATACATTTTGGGATTTTGTTGCGAACAATCAGGAAAGTGCTGCTATGGTGATGTGGTTGATGTCAGATAGGGCGATCCCCAAAAATTTCCGAATGATGCAAGGCTTCGGTGTCCATACTTTCCGTTTTATCAATGACAAAGGAAAGTCGAGATTTGTAAAGTTTCATTGGAAACCAGTATTAGGCGTTCATTCCCTCGTGTGGGATGAAGCTCAAATTATTGCAGGAAAAGATCCAGATTTTCAACGTCGAGATTTATGGGAATCAATCGAAATGGGTAATTTTCCAGAATACGAGCTTGGTATTCAAATGCTTGAGCAAGAAGAAGAGTTTAAATTTGATTTTGACATTTTAGATGCAACGAAAATTTGGCCAGAAGAAATAGTACCTGTAAAGATTATTGGGAAGTTGACATTGAATCGTAATGTTGATAACGTTTTTGCAGAAACCGAACAAGTAGCTTTCCATCCTGGTAATGTTGTGCCGGGCATTGATTTTACAAATGATCCGCTTTTACAAGGCCGTTTATTTTCTTATATTGATACACAGCTTCTTCGTTTAGGTGGACCAAATTTTGCTGAAATTCCGATTAACCGACCGATATGTCCAATTCATAATAATCAGCGTAATGGCTTTAGTCGACAGACGATTAATGTAGGTCGGGTAAGTTATCATAAAAACTCTCTAGCAAATAATACACCTTCGACATCGACTGAAGCTGAAGGTGGGTTTGTTCATTATGAGGAAAAAGTGGAAGGGCGTATTACCCGAGCACGAAGTAAATCGTTTGATGATCATTTCTCACAAGCAAGGCTATTTTGGAACAGTATGTCACCACCCGAAAAGCAACATATCATCAATGCCTTTAGCTTCGAAGTAGGCAAAGTGAATAGTCAATCCGTTCGGCAACAAGTTGTCGATATGTTTGTCCATGTCGATAAAGAAATGGCTACGATAATTGCTCATAATGTAGGCGTTAACAAACCAACTGGTGAACAATCAACCGTTACAGCATCTTCACCCGCGCTGAGTCAAGCGAATACAATAAAACTGCCACAAACACTTAAAGTCGGTGTACTTATTGGCAATGGATTCGATGCTGCAGAAGTGAGTAATGTGTTAAAAACGCTCACTAAATACGGTGTAAGATATAGTATCATTGGTGAACGAATAGGGGTAATTGAAAGTAAGGAAGGCGTCCAATTAATGGCGAATGAAACCTATTTAACAACAGATTCCGTATTGTTTGACGCCTTATATGTAGTAGGGGTAAGTGCAGACAATCAAGCAAAATTTAATCAAGATTTACTAATTAATATTAATCAAGCATTTCGCCACTATAAACCAATTGGCGTTGCACGAACAGGTATGCAATTTTTAAAAGAATCCAATGTAAAAATCGGACCAGGTATTGTAGTACAAACTGGTAATGCTGATTTTGGAGAAAAATTTGTGGAGGCCATTGCAATGCAACGTTTTTGGAATAGAGATATTTATTAA
- a CDS encoding DUF3231 family protein, whose protein sequence is MGMFSGNPKDEPLHYGEVFSIWTNLATNYGMIAGYQTFYNHAGDKDLKNIIAEIIQGAKEEVRHLQEILKTNGIALPPAPPERPNARPEDIPPGAKFNDPEISAALSLDAASGLVACSQAMGMCIREDIALMFGQFHTARALLGAKLLRLNKNKGWLVPPPLHVNHAGKQ, encoded by the coding sequence ATGGGTATGTTTAGCGGTAATCCCAAAGACGAACCATTACATTATGGAGAAGTGTTCAGTATCTGGACAAATCTTGCTACAAACTATGGCATGATTGCTGGGTATCAAACATTTTACAATCATGCTGGTGATAAAGATCTGAAAAATATCATTGCAGAAATAATTCAAGGTGCTAAAGAGGAAGTTAGACATCTACAAGAGATTCTAAAAACAAACGGCATTGCGTTACCTCCAGCGCCTCCTGAACGTCCAAACGCAAGACCAGAAGATATTCCTCCTGGTGCAAAATTTAATGATCCTGAAATCAGTGCGGCATTATCATTAGATGCAGCTTCTGGTTTAGTTGCATGTAGTCAAGCAATGGGAATGTGTATTAGAGAAGACATCGCACTAATGTTTGGTCAATTCCATACAGCAAGAGCACTACTTGGTGCCAAACTATTACGCCTTAACAAAAATAAAGGTTGGTTAGTGCCTCCACCATTACATGTAAATCATGCAGGAAAACAATAA
- a CDS encoding DUF4279 domain-containing protein: MEKTTLYAYISFTGNDDVDDFPLEIVTERLNVQPTTTLRMGDKINNFRVRSFTSWKYESEP; encoded by the coding sequence ATGGAAAAAACAACTTTATATGCGTACATTAGTTTTACTGGAAATGATGATGTTGATGATTTCCCATTAGAGATAGTAACCGAACGATTAAATGTACAACCAACAACAACTTTGAGAATGGGAGACAAAATTAATAATTTTCGGGTTCGCTCATTTACCAGTTGGAAATACGAATCTGAACCTTAG